The window GATTCCCCAAAGAGTTCTCTTCTCTTAATGGTATTTAAAAATTTGAGAGGAACAACTTGAAGTTCAAACTGTTTAAAAATATTAATCTTCTTGAATAAATTCACATGATATACTGCACTTGTTTGAAATGACTCCAACAATaaaacataaccttaaaatagTCCTCATTAATATGATCAATATAACAGGTAGATCCATAAGCAGAAGGGCAATATTTCATCATATTTATTATGCCTCCTTGGCATAAATAATATCTAAAATCAACAGCCACATATGAAATGCTCAAAATTTTGAAGTGTTGTGAACAGTTCTACATTTATGGTAGGAAAAATAAATCTGAAAACAAATCATGGAAATGACAACGTTGGAACAACCAGACAAGATGTAAATAAAGTAGTACAAGCCATTAAAATAAAATGTACATTATACAAAATATGAAAATAACCACCGCTCTGCTTACTAAACAAAACATTCACTCAATGTGTCATTGTTAAGCTATTTTAATCCAATATCTGAGCACTGCACACAAGTCATTATGAACAATTTCACTTTTGTCCAAcagtctacaaaaaaaaaaaaaattatttcacttGTTCGGCATAGGCATCCAGTTCAGCGTCTAGCTCCTCAATTGAGGGAACAGATCTGTTGCTCTGACCACCTCGATATCCACCCCGACCACCTCGACCACCACGCCGCATTCCTCGACCTCCACGTCTTGAACCTCTGTCCCCTCCTCGACCCCAACTTCGTGCTGACCTTCCTTGCGAAAATCCACCACCAGTTCTCAAAGCTCCAATTTCAGAAGTTGCCATTTGAATATTCATGGCTCTACCATCCAAAGGTACTCCATGGTATTGCTTCATGGCCTTAATAGCATCTgctttcctttcaaagataacatcAGCTGAACCAAGTGATCTGCCAGATCGATCATAATGCACTGAAGCCGACTTCAAGGGCCCAAATTCAGCAAAGAGCTCTTGTATATCAGAATCAGACACACCAAAGTCCAGATTTGAAACTAATAACTTTGTGGGACCACCAATAACCGAACTTCCTCCCATACCAAAACTTGTTTTCTTACTTCCTGCACCGTCAAACATATCATGCTGCCACTTACTATTAAAATCTCCCCGTGAGTACGGGGTACTTCTACTAATTCCTCGATTCCGATTTCTTATTCCTCCAATACTGCCTCTGTTACTTCCTCCACGAACACCTCGCCGCGATAAACCAGATCCTCTTCTTCCCCCTATACCACCACGACGATTCACACCACCTCGTGATTGTTTATTGGACTTTATAATATCGTCAAGACTCATATCAATTTTGTTCACCATTTTGTCCGATTATTAAATAGCTTAGGTCCAATAGAATAAGAATATTCACAGAACACAATTGAAATTCGTTCAGCTGCAGTTTCAACTGCTAAATTAAGCGACAATATTCCAGTCAACATCCAACTAAGAAAACGATGAACTATACCTAATGTGCTGGTGAGCGCGTCGCAGGTATACCAACTTACAGCAATCAATGGAAGAttgaaataaaaaattcaaatgatCTTATAgtgtgaatatatatataaattgcatCCACAGTATAATGGTTTTGATTATCGCACAAAACAAAACtgcaatttgaaaaaatatttcctGAAGATTTTACTGAAGTCTCTGCGTTAGTTGGCAACAGAAATTTACCACTATCGTTAACAACGATAGTCATATGGATACCACACAATTAAGGGCCATCTTGGCGCCATGTTTAAAGCATACAATAATGATTCAAAAGATAAAAGAGAGAGAGGAATAAGAACACATAGCTCAGAAATGAAACAAAAAGTACGAATAACCAAATTATTTATGGCTTGACGTGtatttaaattttctcaaaaatataatcaAGGAAGACATTTATAGGTAAATGTTATTGAAGTGAAAGTCTCTGACTTaatgcactgcctgctcgatctgcatcccaTGGCTGCTTATTTGCGAAAGATGGCATCACAAGGAGTGCACATTAATGACCTCAGGTGAATTTGAAATGTTGAAACGCAAAAACTGCAAATTATTATGGATGTGTGGAAAGtgcaagcatgagataattaacaaAAGGCAAGTGGCAGGGGACAAAATTGAGAGCCTGGCTCAGAGACTGGACTTGATTCCGAGCAAATCGGAAATTAAAGATGAAATAGCAGATGTTAAAACTTCTATTGACGACCTAAGTAAGACATTACTAACGAAACTAGCACAAATATTTGAGGTACAAGTAAAACAATCTGAAACTCTAGCAGACCATCTCAAAAACACCGAAAGTGCGAGTTGGCCCTCACTGCCAAACAGGAGAAAACAGAAAGAAATCAGAAACCCTGCAACTTCAAAAACAGACGAAAATTCTGCACACACTCGGGATCAACTACAATACTGTTGTCAAGATGAAGCACAACTCTCACAAAGCAGCACGGACCAACAAGCCAAATCTCCCATTTCCCAAGTACCAAGCACCATAACGCACGGGAAACCACGTTTACAGGTACCAGGTGATAACATGATAATCGAAGACCACTCTCATAATCATACACGAGATACTCAGGAAGAATGTAACAAGATTTCCCTTGACAACTGCACCGAAAATATGACAGAAAATATTAATGTGGCAGAAAAAACAAACGATGATGCCAATCAGGGCTATACTGGACCTTGGATTACCCATCAAAGAAGAAGACCAACAACATTGCGGAATAGAAATGGGCATGCAAAAGGGGACACAATAATCGGAACAAAACCAGATATTGAGCAGCTACAGGCAGCTACCAAGAAAGCGTGGATGTATATGGGGAGGCTCCACAAAGAAACAGAGTCGGAATCTATAATAAACTTCCTCCGAACAAATGGTATCCTTGGAGATATCGAATGCGAGTCATTACAAACAAAAGGATCAAACAAGGCATTCAAAATAGGAGTGGATTTGAGATACCTTGATTCATTACAGGACAAAAACTTCTGGCCTCAGGGAATCTTAGTGCGGCCTTTTCGTTTCTCAAGAGGAAGAACCGGTGTACAGTTGCACGCGTAAAATAAGATCACACGACAAGACTAAGGCACTAAATTTGGACATTGttctttggaatgtggaaggtttaAAATCTCTTTGTTCTTCCCTTCCTGATAATTTCTGGCAACAGTTTGATATAGCCATACTTACTGAGACTTTTCTACTGGAAGACATAAGTTTTCCACAGCTTTACAGCAGACACGCTCTTGCCACACCAAAGGAGCGAGGAAGGCCCGAAGGAGGAGTTAGTATACTGTATGGAGAAGGCATCGGCTCACCAAGGGAAGTTCATAAAGACGAAAATATGCTAATAATTGAGACGGACAAAATAACCATAATTGGTATCTACATTAGCCCAGCTAGAACAGCAGACGATGCAATGGAACATATAGTTAAGGCAATAACAGCGGCAAAAGataacagaaatgtgattctggggggcgacattaactgtcgtttagacaaacctgatcataaaactaacattattcTTGATTACTTACAATATGAAGGCTATAAACTGATAAATAAAGCAGAAGAAGTAACCTATATGGCTCCAAATGGTAAAAGTACTGTTGATCTTTTTTTTGTCAAAGGACGTTGCCTAACAATTCTTGATCGAGAGGTCATGGCCTCACATCCGACAGCAGTTCTTAGGAAGCATATACCTGTCGCCATTAAAGTTGAGCTAGGAAATCAAAATCCAGTAACCAAGAAGAGTCCTAATCTATGCATTACAAGGAAAGTGTGTATGCCTGTCATAGAGGGTGGAAAAGAAGACTTGAAAAGAGTACCACAGATgataaatgaaggaatgattgaCGCTGCACTGGATAGTGTTCTGAACCTCATAAAGAAAGCACAAATCAGGAAGACTCCGAGGATCGCCAAAccatggttcgacaaggagtgctacacGGCCAGACAAGATACTCTGAACCTTTTACACAAGGCACGGAAAACAGGTGGGGAATCCACATATGCTGAGTATgcagtgaaaaggaaaacatataaggAACTACTCAAACAAAAGAAGGCGCACTACCTAGAAGAAAAGGCTAAATTGCAAGCTCAAGATGCCATGAAAGACCCTTACATTGCTCTCAAACAACGAGCTACGTGCCCTTCTCCAGAATTTCCAATAGCTACATGGGAGAAACATTTCTCGGAGATCCTTAATCAGCAAAATCTCGACATAGCCCTCCCACTTCGAGAAAATCTACATTGTACAACAAGACCTATTGATCAGGAGGAAGTCAAAACTGCTATCCAGTCCATGAAAAATAAGAAGGCAGTTGGCCCAGATGGagttttcaatgaaaatctgaaagatacctgtgacattctgcttcatacatggaccactctgttcaacgcgtgtttgacgacagggaaaatacccgaaggttggagacagtcgcatatcaaaatgctcttcaaaggcaaaggagacagggatgaccctgattcgtatagaggcattgccctcgaaaacaacatttataagacctatgtcaagatcctagagaacagactaattgcagaaacaggagctatgatccccgaactccaatttggtttcatgaaaggaagagggacattacatgcagtcaagaatctcttggacaatatacgtgaatcaatgaggtggtcaaaggggaaattttatgtaatctttgtagactttaaaaaggcttttgacctcttaaacagagaaatactccttagaaaactagcgaatatgattggagcagacaacccactaaccataGCCATAAACAACATCCTTGCTTACAACAGGGTCACGATACAAGATGGCAAAGCGTCCTCAGCAGCCATTATACAAAGCAACGGGGTACTTCAAGGGGACCCCCTTAGTCCGATACTATTtaacatagccttagcagatatctcaaatatcatccacaaaacatcggttgtgatgtaccagtatgcagatgacatagcaataggatcgaacaacagagatgacctacaagctgtaatggataaactcgataagtatgccgacatgaatagtctcataatcaacagaaataaaacagtgcaaatggttttccggaaaggagggagaatagcagcaaatgacaagataacaagcagtgaaacagccctggaagttgtgaattcattcaaatacttgggaattacgctccagccctcttctacttctttcagaattcatataagagaaaggtcattggcagccataagaaatatgtatgatttgaaggaacccactaaactgtctctaaatacagccatgacgctgttctatgcaaaggttctacctgccctgacatacggtttggagctaatttgggaacatctaactctatctgaccttagagttattgagaatgtcaaggctagattcttgaaaagaattttgggtatttccaaaatgtcacagtcaagacttgcttatgagctagccagagaaaccttccttatggaagacataagaatgagactacaattaccctccacacgacaagaacaggaactacttcatattagactaagaaaacgagcagaaattgacttggaattctacgggacggacgcaatgattaatcgaagctggactgggccgaacaacgaactgaggagtgctctgaatagactggccatacatggtttccatcacaaactgtgcgtacgaccgggttttcatgacccatctgtgcagtgcgtgtgcgtgttatgtaacaaacgatgtgaacgataccattttagtgtatgcagcaaaagaacagcttccttattggattactctaaaatgtaatgcacatttgtgcgctatttcttcttattatggctgcttatactgcctgctcattccatattcaaacgtgtaacacgactaataaacaatctgccgctagatggcagcaccagacgtacccaattatcgcgtgaatacagctagagaAGCATACAAGCAAGtttttaaatctgaaagtaacagaaaaattaaagaattgtacacataaagtggtgctctagagagtggttgcttcaggacttttcgagaaagaggtagaacatagttttttatagtctggagcagacttgtagatttcttgcagtacggtagagctgcctcaacaaatttctgtagccccataattaggccaataaatcgttgctggggatagtgtagttcatcaatggggatgcattaactgaggtggaaacgttattcaaacgcgtgctgcattctgtttcttcttcgattacacgcactaaataaccacacactaatgcctgggaagcagtttcTAAACTGACAcacactgagcttgatagctgcagtcacttaagtgcagccagtatccagtaatcaggagatagtgggttcgagccccactgtcggcagtcctgaagatggttttcctggtttcccattttcacaccaggtaaatgccggggctgtaccttaattaaggccacggccgcttccttcaaattcctaggcctttcctatcacatcgtcgccgtaagacatacctgtgtcggtgcgacgtaaagaaaatagaaaaaaaatgacaCATACTGActtagggggctcacgaacatcttccagtaaatcaagtacatactcagcggcatcactggttctgtttcatcaagtccgggagaggatactgaggcagaaaattttgaatttttttgtggataacgttagcaccatcggtgaacattaaaataccggatttcagaattctctttatggaattctgagcagccctggaatcagtcatgtcattgcaccctcctcccattcttatagaactaaacatgggttcaactggatctcctgaaaaggcccgtgtcctggaaagaaataccacggcattctggtttccctttctttgatttgcagaaaggcacgaagcagtacaccattttcacaggaaacaagtacagtactgccctacttcccgctatttcattccgacaagtctggagccggttggtgctgccacctgctgtgggtatttgtaaacggagtgtttcatttagtgccgtgttaaaatgttgtaataataataatttaataataataataatttaatagagCACACACTTTATGTATGTACAGCAATTAAATGTCATTTTAAACGTAAGTCtactataggcctatttctcttgtaatgagcaggcagtataagcagccatcggatgcagatcgagcaggcagtgcttaATGTACTATTTTATTCCTACTCATACTGATCGCGTTTTGCATGGAACGCGATCAGTATGAgtagaaataaaatagcaaaacctgtttttttcttatttttggagTAGTATAAATGTAGGCTATGCAACGTTCTTTAACTGTAACGTTAATTCTTAAAGCGAAAGATTCCTCATTTTCATAACGTCATCAACACCAATAAATAAAAGGCTGCTTACATTAATGAAGGAGAACCTCATTCAAGTGATTATCGATAATCTATGACCTTCATGCTACTCTCGATCCTTCAGAGATGGCGAATCAAGTAGCCGATTAAGTTGAAAACGTGGGTTTGTTGTTTCCGTATGGAGTCAGTGTAATTTCATGATagtttgacgataaatgttagtttctctatagaatataagtgtgcgagtgtagtTATAAGAGTTAGTACGACTCTAAGAATCAGTAATTTTATGCAGTTATTTGAGAATTTGTTTGATTTGAACGTGTTATGATCCAGGATAAAGTATAACTACGACAATTCCTCCTATAGGCCTATAATTATTCGTAAGGTTTTAAGGAAAAAACAATACGAGAGATAAGTGGACTACTAAAATACATCGTGACTATTTTGAAGTATACGAAAACACAGTAGTGTGCATACATGATTTTGTGAATATGTCTGAGGTTAGGAAAAA is drawn from Anabrus simplex isolate iqAnaSimp1 chromosome 1, ASM4041472v1, whole genome shotgun sequence and contains these coding sequences:
- the Ref1 gene encoding THO complex subunit 4, coding for MVNKIDMSLDDIIKSNKQSRGGVNRRGGIGGRRGSGLSRRGVRGGSNRGSIGGIRNRNRGISRSTPYSRGDFNSKWQHDMFDGAGSKKTSFGMGGSSVIGGPTKLLVSNLDFGVSDSDIQELFAEFGPLKSASVHYDRSGRSLGSADVIFERKADAIKAMKQYHGVPLDGRAMNIQMATSEIGALRTGGGFSQGRSARSWGRGGDRGSRRGGRGMRRGGRGGRGGYRGGQSNRSVPSIEELDAELDAYAEQVK